In Ilumatobacter fluminis, the following proteins share a genomic window:
- a CDS encoding aldehyde dehydrogenase family protein: MTTGHEVTSPIDGSTIATIELHDESSLDAVVARAVAAADRWRRTPPRERAALLFAVARRIREELDDIAVLETRNCGKLLADTRREVERAARCFEYYGGYADKVTGTVVPVGDGFHTYTTREPYGVVAGIVPWNAPFVFAAKKIAPALAFGNVSILKPALETPLTAMRLGELLDDCGAPPGVAQVVCGGPDVGRGLVADPRVDLVVFTGSDGAGRHVGATAAERLVPSALELGGKSPQLVFADADLDAAAAGVVEGFAGSCGQMCIAGSRLFVERSVHDEFVDRLVARVAALRVGDPRLASSQVGPQATAAQAAKTREYVADAKRSGRVLAETPLEVPDDLTAGNWVAPVAFADLPLDHRAVRDEIFGPVLSVAAFDDADEALALAHDTEFGLAAGLWTGDIGRAHRLASDLRVGTVWVNTYRILDDMVPFGGVGQSGYGRENGTEAPALYTWAKSVWVSVEPGVPQPYRKDPS; the protein is encoded by the coding sequence ATGACGACCGGACACGAGGTCACCTCACCGATCGACGGGAGCACGATCGCCACGATCGAACTCCACGACGAGTCGTCACTCGACGCGGTCGTCGCCCGCGCCGTCGCCGCTGCGGACCGTTGGCGGCGCACGCCGCCTCGTGAGCGGGCGGCGCTGTTGTTCGCCGTCGCACGTAGGATCCGCGAGGAACTCGACGACATCGCCGTACTCGAGACGCGCAACTGCGGCAAGCTGCTCGCCGACACCCGACGTGAGGTCGAACGTGCGGCGCGCTGCTTCGAGTACTACGGCGGGTACGCCGACAAGGTCACCGGGACGGTCGTGCCGGTCGGCGACGGCTTCCACACGTACACCACGCGCGAGCCCTACGGCGTCGTGGCCGGCATCGTGCCCTGGAACGCTCCGTTCGTGTTCGCCGCGAAGAAGATCGCCCCGGCGCTCGCGTTCGGGAACGTATCGATCCTGAAACCGGCACTCGAGACCCCGTTGACCGCGATGCGCCTCGGTGAGCTCCTCGACGACTGTGGCGCGCCGCCCGGCGTCGCCCAGGTCGTATGTGGCGGCCCCGATGTCGGCCGTGGGTTGGTCGCCGACCCGCGAGTCGATCTCGTCGTGTTCACCGGGTCGGACGGTGCCGGGCGCCACGTCGGCGCGACGGCAGCCGAACGCCTCGTCCCGTCGGCGTTGGAGCTGGGTGGCAAGTCGCCTCAGTTGGTCTTCGCGGACGCCGACCTCGACGCCGCCGCGGCGGGCGTCGTCGAAGGATTCGCCGGCTCGTGCGGCCAGATGTGCATCGCCGGTTCACGACTCTTCGTCGAACGCAGCGTCCACGACGAGTTCGTCGACCGGCTCGTCGCGCGGGTTGCGGCGCTGCGTGTCGGCGACCCGCGCCTGGCGTCGAGCCAGGTCGGTCCGCAGGCCACGGCTGCGCAAGCCGCCAAGACCCGCGAGTACGTCGCCGACGCCAAGCGCAGCGGCCGGGTGCTCGCCGAGACGCCGCTCGAGGTTCCCGACGACCTCACCGCGGGCAACTGGGTGGCGCCCGTCGCATTCGCCGATCTGCCCCTCGATCACCGAGCCGTTCGGGACGAGATCTTCGGTCCGGTCCTGTCCGTCGCGGCCTTCGACGACGCCGACGAGGCGTTGGCGCTCGCGCACGACACCGAGTTCGGTCTGGCGGCCGGGCTGTGGACGGGCGACATCGGGCGCGCTCACCGACTCGCCTCCGATCTGCGCGTCGGCACCGTGTGGGTGAACACGTACCGGATCCTCGACGACATGGTGCCCTTCGGCGGCGTCGGACAATCGGGGTACGGACGCGAGAACGGGACGGAAGCACCTGCGTTGTACACGTGGGCGAAGTCGGTCTGGGTGTCGGTGGAACCAGGCGTCCCCCAGCCGTACCGAAAGGACCCGTCGTGA
- a CDS encoding VOC family protein has protein sequence MGPIAEAVVVVADIARATTMYESALGAVADEHGALDPERAASWRQPSLGGAPSVVLRAPEDDRPGRIRLVESPEAAPSPPLARPGWSAIELLVADADRAMERAQRAGARVVVAPRTVGSGGSLRAAQVEGPAGELWYLTEVRGAPPGFDLPSAVAELGPVFIMVITCADLEESRARFEEATSGRRVTDHRLPIGVINTVHGLPADTVHRISTVQLAGQSAIEFDQHAVATDPDGDQRLRQGVISVAVIAEGPQRSAPIEVAPGAFVEFFAG, from the coding sequence GTGGGCCCGATCGCAGAGGCGGTCGTGGTCGTCGCCGACATCGCTCGGGCGACGACCATGTACGAGTCGGCGCTCGGCGCAGTTGCCGACGAGCACGGCGCACTCGACCCGGAACGAGCCGCCTCGTGGCGGCAGCCGTCGCTCGGTGGTGCGCCGTCGGTCGTGCTCCGGGCGCCCGAGGACGACCGCCCCGGTCGAATCCGGCTGGTCGAGTCGCCGGAGGCGGCGCCCTCGCCGCCGCTCGCACGGCCCGGCTGGTCCGCCATCGAACTCCTGGTCGCGGACGCCGATCGAGCGATGGAGCGAGCGCAGCGGGCCGGTGCTCGTGTCGTGGTGGCCCCCCGCACCGTCGGCAGCGGAGGCTCACTGCGGGCTGCGCAGGTCGAAGGCCCCGCCGGCGAGCTGTGGTACCTGACCGAGGTGCGCGGTGCGCCCCCGGGGTTCGACCTGCCGTCGGCGGTCGCCGAGCTGGGGCCGGTCTTCATCATGGTGATCACCTGCGCCGACCTCGAGGAGTCGAGGGCTCGGTTCGAGGAGGCGACGTCCGGAAGGCGGGTCACCGATCATCGTTTGCCGATCGGTGTGATCAACACGGTCCACGGGCTCCCCGCCGACACCGTCCACCGGATCAGCACGGTGCAGCTCGCCGGGCAGTCTGCGATCGAGTTCGATCAGCACGCCGTCGCGACGGATCCCGACGGCGATCAGCGGCTCCGGCAGGGAGTGATCTCGGTGGCCGTCATCGCCGAGGGACCCCAGCGCAGCGCACCGATCGAGGTCGCGCCGGGCGCATTCGTCGAGTTCTTCGCCGGCTGA
- a CDS encoding ABC transporter substrate-binding protein: protein MRSASRLASVLGVASLVLVAAACGGDDDDADTSDTTAEEETVDEEPADDGDEATDDGEEATTEDTTADDSASSDAVIRLATNQLPASKGNPFNSVGSPGIYTLAAIYDPVTFVSTDGEIKPWLATSWENTSETTWNFVLRDDVQFSNGETLDAEGLASVINFIVTDEAAAGSAVARDLANIASATAVDTYTVEVTTATPDPILPAKMTEIYVPAPGVLADAGLEEITENPVGSGPFMVTSWDAGTIELAAFTDSWRAPLVGGLEIQELAEPAARVQALQAGQVDLATGISPDLVDTLGDAASADVVTANQVMSLAFNTEMADSPVADPMVRQALNYAIDRQAIVDALLLGQGSAAGQGPTPNATGYNPDIDAFGYDPELAQQMLADAGYPDGLSFTADVVVGSFPADAEIYQLAQQNLADIGVDVELNQITFPDWLERYLGGTFDAGMFGLSWNALPTMDSGRVMTNFSCLKSNPFFCDQEQADALEAALPTIDPAERTAALQDVTAMMHDNPPALYLVQQIDVNGVSSEIGNFVNDNRFFNYDEMTK from the coding sequence ATGAGGAGCGCCTCACGGCTCGCCTCGGTGCTCGGAGTCGCATCGCTGGTGCTCGTTGCCGCTGCCTGTGGTGGCGACGACGACGACGCCGACACGAGTGACACCACCGCCGAGGAAGAGACGGTCGACGAGGAGCCGGCGGACGACGGCGACGAGGCGACCGACGACGGCGAAGAGGCGACGACCGAGGACACGACCGCCGACGACAGTGCTTCGTCGGACGCCGTCATCCGACTCGCCACGAACCAGTTGCCGGCCTCGAAGGGCAACCCGTTCAACTCGGTCGGCTCGCCCGGCATCTACACCCTCGCCGCGATCTACGACCCCGTCACCTTCGTGAGCACCGACGGCGAGATCAAGCCGTGGCTCGCCACCTCGTGGGAGAACACGTCGGAGACCACGTGGAACTTCGTGCTGCGCGACGACGTCCAGTTCTCGAACGGTGAGACGCTCGACGCCGAAGGCCTCGCCAGCGTCATCAACTTCATCGTGACCGACGAAGCCGCCGCAGGCTCCGCCGTTGCGCGCGACCTCGCGAACATCGCCTCGGCGACCGCGGTCGACACCTACACGGTCGAAGTCACGACGGCCACGCCCGATCCGATCCTGCCCGCCAAGATGACCGAGATCTACGTCCCGGCTCCTGGCGTCCTCGCCGACGCGGGCCTCGAAGAGATCACCGAGAACCCGGTCGGCTCCGGCCCGTTCATGGTGACCTCGTGGGATGCCGGAACGATCGAGCTCGCCGCCTTCACCGACTCGTGGCGTGCGCCGCTCGTCGGCGGTCTCGAGATCCAGGAGCTCGCCGAACCCGCCGCTCGGGTCCAGGCACTCCAGGCCGGTCAGGTCGACCTCGCCACCGGCATCTCGCCCGACCTCGTCGACACCCTCGGCGACGCTGCGTCCGCCGACGTCGTCACCGCCAATCAGGTGATGTCGCTCGCGTTCAACACCGAGATGGCCGACTCGCCCGTCGCCGACCCGATGGTCCGCCAGGCCCTCAACTACGCCATCGATCGCCAGGCGATCGTCGACGCGCTCCTGCTCGGTCAGGGCAGCGCCGCCGGCCAGGGCCCGACCCCGAACGCCACCGGCTACAACCCCGACATCGACGCATTCGGCTACGACCCCGAGCTCGCCCAGCAGATGCTGGCCGACGCCGGCTACCCGGACGGCCTGAGCTTCACGGCCGACGTGGTCGTCGGTTCGTTCCCGGCCGACGCCGAGATCTACCAGCTCGCCCAGCAGAACCTGGCCGACATCGGTGTCGACGTCGAACTGAACCAGATCACCTTCCCCGACTGGCTCGAGCGGTACCTCGGTGGCACCTTCGACGCCGGCATGTTCGGCCTGTCGTGGAACGCCCTGCCGACGATGGACTCGGGCCGTGTCATGACGAACTTCTCGTGCTTGAAGTCGAACCCGTTCTTCTGCGACCAGGAGCAGGCCGACGCACTCGAAGCCGCCCTGCCGACGATCGATCCGGCCGAGCGCACCGCCGCCCTGCAAGATGTCACTGCGATGATGCACGACAACCCGCCGGCGCTGTACCTCGTTCAGCAGATCGACGTGAACGGTGTGTCCAGCGAGATCGGCAACTTCGTCAACGACAACCGCTTCTTCAACTACGACGAGATGACCAAGTAA
- a CDS encoding DUF3662 and FHA domain-containing protein, which yields MQGLEHRLERMVDGVFRRSRNSIRPIELGRRLIREMDDHRSVDVKGQRIVPNDFVVLLSADDHNGFADIEDALRTELVEACREYAREEGYHFMGPVSVDLRIDNSLKPGRFGIASQLKQSDPGHRPGSIVMPSGDRISLVDDTHTIGRLPDCTVVVSDSNVSRHHSRITRSGSGFVIADLNSTNGTFVNGERLLADHRLTEGDIITIGSVNLRFEAS from the coding sequence ATGCAAGGACTGGAGCACCGCCTCGAACGTATGGTGGATGGTGTGTTCCGTCGTTCGCGCAACTCCATCCGGCCGATCGAGCTCGGCCGACGCCTGATCCGGGAGATGGACGACCACCGTTCGGTCGACGTCAAGGGTCAGCGAATCGTCCCCAACGATTTCGTCGTGCTGCTCTCCGCCGACGACCACAACGGCTTCGCCGACATCGAGGATGCGCTGCGGACCGAACTGGTCGAGGCCTGCCGTGAGTACGCCCGCGAGGAGGGCTACCACTTCATGGGCCCGGTCAGCGTCGACCTCCGGATCGACAACTCGTTGAAGCCCGGCCGGTTCGGCATCGCCTCGCAGCTCAAGCAGTCCGATCCCGGTCATCGGCCCGGATCGATCGTCATGCCGTCGGGCGACCGCATCAGCCTCGTCGACGACACCCACACGATCGGCCGCCTCCCCGACTGCACCGTCGTCGTGTCCGACAGCAACGTCAGCCGCCACCACAGCCGCATCACCCGGTCGGGCAGCGGCTTCGTGATCGCCGACCTCAACTCGACGAACGGCACGTTCGTGAACGGCGAGCGTCTCCTCGCCGACCACCGTCTGACCGAGGGCGACATCATCACCATCGGCTCCGTCAACCTTCGTTTCGAAGCGTCCTGA
- a CDS encoding FAD-dependent oxidoreductase, which yields MNDITAATPDHPVVVAGAGPVGLTTALLLASRRVPVRVAERARPEVAREWRGSTLHPPTLEILDRIGLTDRAIARGVRVDRLAYGDLDSDDAAVFDYDVLDGLTRYPFRLQYEQYKLLDDLRAAAADSDAIEMCWEHEIVAVSTSATQADVTIDTPTGTVRWETPLLVAADGSHSAVRSALDIGMDGSTYPTLSLVVASEFDFGAVAGRPSTPVAYYTGGAGRLSLIRTPDIWRVAVSTDEPVDTDLSNVAPVDDARDAHPALVAALDAYVGDHSWAAAPLRQHQMYRSHQRVADRMVDGRVALIGDAAHLTSTTGGMGLNSGVHDAAHLVDALDAFGIDEALADYATVRRAVAMEVVQRATSRTRAEMDARSPDARAARLADLQAAAADPQRCGDHLRAAAMFDAVPGPRTSTEAS from the coding sequence ATGAACGACATCACCGCAGCCACCCCCGATCACCCGGTCGTCGTCGCCGGTGCAGGACCCGTCGGCCTGACGACGGCCCTCCTGCTCGCGTCGCGCCGCGTACCGGTTCGCGTCGCCGAACGAGCCCGTCCCGAGGTCGCCCGCGAGTGGCGCGGTTCGACGCTGCACCCACCGACCCTCGAGATCCTCGACCGCATCGGACTCACCGATCGGGCGATCGCCCGAGGTGTTCGAGTCGACCGGCTCGCGTACGGCGATCTCGACTCCGACGACGCCGCGGTGTTCGACTACGACGTCCTCGACGGGCTCACCCGATACCCGTTCCGCCTGCAGTACGAGCAGTACAAACTCCTCGATGATCTCCGGGCCGCTGCGGCGGACTCCGACGCGATCGAGATGTGCTGGGAACACGAGATCGTCGCCGTCTCGACGTCGGCGACGCAGGCGGACGTCACGATCGACACCCCGACCGGAACGGTGCGATGGGAGACCCCGCTCCTGGTCGCAGCGGACGGCAGCCACAGCGCCGTCCGCTCGGCGCTCGACATCGGCATGGACGGCTCGACCTATCCGACGCTGAGCCTCGTCGTCGCGTCCGAGTTCGACTTCGGTGCCGTCGCCGGTCGACCGTCGACGCCCGTGGCGTACTACACGGGCGGGGCGGGTCGACTCTCCCTGATCCGCACCCCCGACATCTGGCGTGTCGCGGTGTCGACCGACGAACCGGTCGACACCGACCTGAGCAACGTCGCACCCGTCGACGACGCACGAGACGCCCACCCGGCCCTCGTGGCCGCACTCGACGCCTACGTCGGAGACCACTCGTGGGCCGCGGCGCCGCTGCGGCAGCACCAGATGTATCGGAGCCACCAGCGCGTCGCCGACCGGATGGTCGACGGACGGGTCGCGCTGATCGGTGATGCCGCCCACCTGACCAGCACCACCGGCGGGATGGGTCTGAACTCGGGGGTGCACGACGCCGCCCATCTCGTCGACGCCCTCGACGCGTTCGGTATCGACGAGGCGCTCGCCGACTACGCAACCGTGCGCCGCGCCGTTGCGATGGAGGTCGTGCAACGGGCGACGTCACGCACCCGCGCGGAGATGGACGCTCGCTCACCCGACGCACGAGCGGCCCGGCTCGCCGACCTGCAGGCAGCCGCCGCCGACCCGCAGCGGTGCGGCGACCATCTGCGCGCCGCGGCGATGTTCGACGCCGTGCCCGGACCACGCACCAGCACGGAGGCATCATGA
- a CDS encoding IclR family transcriptional regulator gives MSSDPPAATVGSIERAFEVLTLFAESESPTLGVTEIADRLGYSKAVVHRILATCRKNNFVEFDPNTRRYALGPRFVELGMAYLDRIDVRSRARPVMTRLSEATAETVTLSIRSSWERVYVDQVTPERDVKMVVQLGRSFPLHAGASSKALLAFLPASQQDEYLERSDLGSLTGQTITDRDELVDELERIRECGYAVSLGERDATAGSAAAPVFGPDGRVLAVLSVAGPVDRFSSEVDRLIGLLLEASANLTTAMGGVRPPQSGVAGG, from the coding sequence ATGAGCAGTGACCCACCAGCCGCCACCGTCGGATCGATCGAGCGGGCCTTCGAAGTACTGACGCTGTTCGCCGAGTCGGAGAGTCCGACGCTCGGTGTCACCGAGATCGCCGACCGATTGGGCTACTCGAAGGCGGTCGTGCACCGGATCCTCGCGACCTGTCGCAAGAACAACTTCGTCGAGTTCGATCCGAACACGCGCCGCTACGCGTTGGGACCGCGCTTCGTCGAGTTGGGCATGGCCTACCTCGACCGGATCGACGTCCGTTCACGCGCCCGTCCGGTGATGACCCGTCTGTCCGAGGCGACGGCGGAGACCGTGACCCTCTCGATCCGCTCGAGCTGGGAACGTGTCTACGTCGACCAGGTCACCCCGGAACGCGACGTCAAGATGGTCGTGCAGCTCGGACGGTCGTTCCCGCTCCACGCTGGTGCATCCTCGAAGGCGCTGCTCGCGTTCCTCCCGGCGTCGCAGCAGGACGAATACCTCGAGCGGAGCGACCTCGGCAGCCTCACCGGTCAGACGATCACCGATCGCGACGAACTGGTCGACGAACTCGAACGCATCCGCGAGTGCGGGTACGCCGTCTCACTCGGTGAGCGCGACGCGACCGCCGGCTCCGCCGCCGCGCCGGTGTTCGGCCCCGATGGTCGAGTGCTGGCGGTGCTGTCGGTTGCCGGGCCCGTCGATCGATTCAGCTCCGAGGTCGACCGCCTGATCGGTCTGCTGCTCGAGGCGTCGGCCAACCTGACGACGGCGATGGGCGGCGTTCGTCCACCGCAGTCTGGCGTGGCGGGTGGCTGA
- a CDS encoding aldehyde dehydrogenase family protein, whose amino-acid sequence MTASDGRSVALESIDDDWLSRDGLWIDGTWELPSGGARLDVVSPSTEQSIGSVPDADAADVDRAVRSARAAIEPGAPWASMSPGERADVLERMADSIEALDRDLDVLLAHEVGRPIGGSGKRPSRPAELLRHAAASARSDLVDEVRPVPEKRPRYAVQRSLVRRRSHGVTAAISPYNGTLPLGLYKIGPTLAAGGSVVFKPPPQAPLEAFVLAEIAADAGLPPGVLNVVSGGAETGRALVEHDGVDMVGFTGSTAAGRQVAVACAERLRPVVLELGGKSAAIVLDDVDVDRLAAAIPFLAYTFSGQNCFIHSRFVVDRRRVDEVVDALVVASERLTVGDPLDPTTDLGPVISAEHRDRVERYVDIGRSEGARVVTGGDRPRIDQGWYVRPTVFADATNAMRICREEIFGPVISVIAVDGDDEAVAVANDSDFGLAGSVWSSDDGRAEAVAQRVDSGTVGVNGYGFNTAAPLAGWKSSGIGVELGREGFASYVRYQSIHRTGIR is encoded by the coding sequence GTGACCGCATCCGATGGTCGCTCCGTCGCCCTCGAATCGATCGACGACGACTGGCTGTCGAGGGACGGTCTCTGGATCGACGGCACCTGGGAGCTCCCCTCGGGCGGGGCGCGGCTCGACGTCGTCTCGCCGAGCACCGAGCAGTCGATCGGTTCGGTGCCGGACGCCGACGCCGCCGACGTCGACCGTGCCGTTCGCTCGGCCCGGGCGGCGATCGAGCCCGGCGCGCCGTGGGCATCGATGAGCCCGGGCGAGCGCGCCGACGTCCTCGAGCGAATGGCGGACTCGATCGAGGCGCTCGATCGTGATCTCGACGTCTTACTCGCCCACGAGGTCGGCCGTCCGATCGGCGGTTCGGGCAAGCGACCGAGTCGACCCGCCGAACTGTTGCGGCACGCCGCGGCGTCGGCACGGTCCGACCTCGTCGACGAGGTCCGACCCGTTCCGGAGAAGCGGCCGCGGTATGCCGTCCAGCGCAGCCTCGTGCGTCGCCGATCGCACGGCGTGACGGCGGCCATCTCGCCCTACAACGGCACGCTCCCGCTCGGCCTCTACAAGATCGGTCCGACCCTCGCCGCCGGCGGGTCCGTCGTGTTCAAACCGCCGCCGCAGGCTCCCCTCGAGGCGTTCGTGCTCGCCGAGATCGCCGCCGACGCCGGACTCCCACCGGGCGTGCTCAACGTCGTGTCGGGTGGCGCGGAGACCGGGCGCGCGCTCGTCGAACACGATGGTGTCGACATGGTCGGTTTCACCGGCTCGACCGCTGCGGGCCGACAGGTCGCCGTGGCGTGCGCGGAACGACTCCGGCCCGTCGTGCTCGAACTCGGCGGGAAGTCGGCGGCGATCGTGCTCGACGATGTCGACGTCGACCGGCTCGCTGCAGCGATCCCGTTCCTCGCCTACACCTTCAGTGGTCAGAACTGCTTCATCCACAGTCGTTTCGTCGTCGATCGCCGCCGCGTCGACGAGGTCGTCGACGCCCTCGTGGTTGCGAGCGAGCGCCTGACCGTCGGCGACCCGCTCGATCCGACGACCGACCTCGGACCCGTCATCTCGGCCGAGCACCGAGACCGCGTCGAGCGCTATGTCGACATCGGACGGAGCGAAGGCGCACGCGTCGTCACCGGTGGAGATCGACCTCGGATCGACCAGGGCTGGTACGTCCGGCCGACGGTGTTCGCCGACGCCACGAACGCGATGCGGATCTGTCGTGAGGAGATCTTCGGACCGGTGATCTCGGTGATCGCCGTGGACGGTGACGACGAGGCCGTCGCCGTCGCCAACGACTCCGACTTCGGTTTGGCGGGCTCCGTGTGGAGCAGCGATGATGGCCGAGCGGAAGCGGTGGCACAGCGCGTCGACTCGGGAACCGTCGGGGTGAACGGCTACGGCTTCAACACGGCGGCGCCACTCGCTGGTTGGAAGTCGAGTGGAATCGGTGTCGAACTCGGACGGGAAGGGTTTGCGAGCTATGTGCGCTATCAGTCGATCCATCGCACCGGGATTCGGTGA
- a CDS encoding class I SAM-dependent methyltransferase, with product MSGGSQRGRLGTMTAMPSLDDESYLDFVEGLRKFTLRQLNPRAATALRAAVGDRPIATDRQSRAQLADLAERIPVVAARDSLLRTTQGMNWRRVTEAYEPYRDELIADIDGPDDGRLILDPDFVTPDYYDEVEFHRQPGSYHGDELGGHVYHYGTKVFHLGANDLDEAKIARADEVPEPEDGHVARVLDIGCSIGQVTCGFADRWPDAEVWGVDLAAPLLRYGHARARRLGADVTFAQVDARTLDRFEDESFDVVYMGTLLHEMPLDDGRRALAAARRVLRPGGVFVLHDMLQPSDPPDAWAVYDRGFDTDHNREPYAFDFVYSNVDADVRELYPSVESASTRTTTWICRA from the coding sequence ATGAGTGGCGGAAGTCAACGCGGTCGGCTCGGCACGATGACGGCCATGCCGTCCCTCGACGACGAGAGCTACCTCGATTTCGTCGAGGGCCTGCGTAAGTTCACCCTGCGCCAGCTCAACCCTCGCGCCGCGACCGCCCTGCGCGCCGCCGTCGGCGACCGTCCGATCGCCACCGATCGCCAGTCGCGGGCACAGCTCGCCGACCTGGCCGAACGCATCCCCGTCGTCGCTGCTCGCGACTCCCTGCTCCGGACCACTCAGGGCATGAACTGGCGCCGCGTCACGGAGGCCTACGAGCCGTACCGCGACGAACTCATCGCCGACATCGACGGACCCGACGACGGTCGACTGATCCTCGACCCCGACTTCGTCACGCCCGACTACTACGACGAGGTCGAGTTCCATCGTCAGCCCGGCAGCTACCACGGCGACGAGCTCGGCGGTCACGTGTACCACTACGGCACCAAGGTGTTCCACCTCGGCGCGAACGACCTCGACGAGGCCAAGATCGCCCGTGCCGACGAGGTGCCCGAGCCCGAAGACGGCCACGTCGCTCGGGTGCTCGACATCGGCTGCTCGATCGGACAGGTCACCTGCGGCTTCGCCGACCGGTGGCCCGACGCCGAGGTGTGGGGCGTCGACCTCGCGGCACCACTGCTGCGCTACGGCCACGCCCGAGCCCGGCGACTCGGCGCCGACGTCACGTTCGCTCAGGTCGACGCCCGCACACTCGACCGCTTCGAGGACGAATCGTTCGACGTGGTCTACATGGGCACCCTCCTCCACGAGATGCCGCTCGACGACGGTCGTCGCGCGCTCGCCGCCGCACGTCGCGTCCTGCGTCCCGGCGGGGTCTTCGTCCTCCACGACATGCTGCAGCCGAGCGACCCGCCCGACGCGTGGGCGGTGTACGACCGTGGCTTCGACACCGATCACAACCGAGAGCCGTACGCGTTCGACTTCGTCTACTCGAACGTCGACGCCGACGTGCGGGAGCTCTACCCGTCGGTCGAGTCGGCCTCGACCCGGACGACGACCTGGATCTGCCGCGCATGA
- a CDS encoding FHA domain-containing protein: MTDQVLDILKLVLLALLYLFFARVLWAVWSEVRQPDARSIDPQPAAQPQAAPQPAAAPLDGTPTGGINWRSNQKPVRPARGQGGRPARLVVLEPKERRGTTYAIGESSIKIGRETTNTIVIADDAYVSGHHATIALIGGNVVVDDIVSKNGTYVNGTRVSQQRALHVGDRVQIGATILEAQ, translated from the coding sequence ATGACCGACCAGGTACTCGACATCCTCAAGCTGGTGCTGCTGGCACTGCTGTACCTGTTCTTCGCGCGTGTGCTCTGGGCGGTGTGGAGCGAGGTGCGACAGCCCGACGCCCGCAGCATCGACCCGCAGCCCGCAGCGCAGCCACAGGCCGCGCCCCAACCGGCTGCAGCCCCACTCGATGGCACCCCGACCGGCGGCATCAACTGGCGTTCGAACCAGAAGCCGGTCCGTCCGGCCCGTGGCCAGGGAGGCCGACCCGCACGACTGGTCGTGCTCGAACCAAAGGAACGCCGCGGCACCACGTACGCGATCGGCGAGTCGTCGATCAAGATCGGCCGTGAGACGACGAACACGATCGTCATCGCCGACGACGCGTACGTCTCAGGACACCACGCGACGATCGCGCTGATCGGCGGCAACGTGGTCGTCGACGACATCGTCAGCAAGAACGGCACCTACGTCAACGGCACCCGGGTCAGCCAACAGCGTGCGCTCCACGTGGGCGACCGCGTCCAGATCGGCGCCACGATCCTGGAGGCGCAGTGA